The following coding sequences lie in one Micropterus dolomieu isolate WLL.071019.BEF.003 ecotype Adirondacks linkage group LG15, ASM2129224v1, whole genome shotgun sequence genomic window:
- the LOC123983829 gene encoding DELTA-stichotoxin-Hmg2a-like produces MPHRCCSVEINNSSGCYTLANPRVFTESGHCEVPLPPMVGPCSAGSALFNKTTGAATGAVGVFTYDLFNAEYNDYSHVMAVMYSVPYDRNLYSSWFAVGIFERGTECDYNLYDMMYKGNENNFVRAKADGSCISYEGNYVIVSASMSDSGEAVLRVDVSDTGMY; encoded by the exons ATGCCTCATCGCTGCTGCTCTGTCGAGATTAACAACAGCTCTGGCTGCTACACTCTCGCCAATCCAAG GGTGTTCACTGAGAGCGGGCACTGTGAAGTCCCCCTGCCACCCATGGTGGGTCCCTGCTCTGCTGGCAGTGCACTGTTCAACAAGACAACCGGCGCTGCCACCGGGGCTGTGGGCGTCTTCACCTACGACCTTTTCAACGCAGAATACAACGACTACAGCCACGTCATGGCTGTCATGTACTCCGTGCCCTACGACCGAAACCTCTACTCCAGCTGGTTCGCTGTGGGGATCTTTGAAAGAGGAACCGAGTGTGACTACAATCTTTATGATATGATGTAtaagggaaatgaaaataattttgtaaGAGCAAAGGCTGATGGCTCCTGCATTTCTTATGAGGGTAATTATGTTATcgtcagtgcctccatgtcagatTCAGGCGAAGCAGTCCTGAGGGTGGATGTCAGTGATACTGGCATGTATTAA